ACTGAAGGATTAAATTCTGTTGATGCAAACGAATATGGATCATACTTTGGATTTTATAGTAGCCCCAAATATTTAGCTGTAGATCATGTTAATGTAGAAATAATTCATGAGGGTAAAGTTATAAAAGAAGCTAAAGGGGACTTTGATAGTAATAAAGCAGATTTTTATAAAGATACTAATACAACAGAGTCATAAAAAATCTTTAATTTATTTTTTTTATAAAAATTTATTAATATTATTAATATTGGTAGTTAATTTATTATTTCAAAAACAATTAAAAGACTATAATAATTATTTAATTATCATAGTTATTATTTTATCTAATAAATCTTATTCATGGACTAATATAAATTATTTATCCGTTTTAATTCTTTTTTTATTAATGGTCAAAAAAGTTAATTAAGGGACACTCCCAATTATATATTAAATAAACAATTCTCTGAGAATGTCACTTATTTGAAATGAAAAAATATTTTACTATTTTAAGTTATTTAAAAAGTTATAGGCATAGATTACTGTGATAATACCTCCAATCGTATATCCAATCATTATTCCAAACCACACACCATTGATTCCCCATCCAATAACTATTCCAAAAAGAATTGAAAAAACAATTGCACAAACTGCTTCTCTGATAATGGAAAAAATTAATGAATACATTCCTTTTCCAAGTCCTTGAAAAACATAGGTTGATATGATCCCTGCTGGAAATACCAAAAAGAACCATGAAAATATGTAGAAAAACTCAATTGTTGGTTTTAAAAGCCTGATACTATTTTCACCATATGAAAAGAGATATGAAAGCTGAGGTGCCAGCACTAAAAATATCATCAATGCAACAATTCCAATAAGAGTTCCCAATTTCATCGAGTAAGTGTAAGCTGTTTTTATACTCTTAAATTTCCCTGCTCCATGATTGATAGCGACAATTGATATAAGTGCTGTTGATATTGCCATTATAGGTTCTGTAGCAAGTGTCACCAGTCTCCATCCATTTTCAAAAACCGCAACGGAATCTGTAGTTGAAACTGCCAGTATTATAAAGTGCATTATTGCTGTGATGAATGTTATAAAAACCATTTCAACAATGTTGGGAACAGCGACTTTTAAAATATCTTTGACAATCAGAGGTTTATAATCAAAGTTGGACAATGTCGGGTTTAGGTATGTATCCTTTTTGACATAAATCCAGTAGATGATTATTGCTGAAACTATCATTAAAGATATTACTGTTGAAAGTGCTGCTCCAAACATCTGCAGATTTAAAAGATAGATAAATACAGGATCCAATATCATATTTAATATTGCACATGTCACCATCACATACATTGCCCTTTTACTATCCCCTTCAGAACGCAACAAACCATATAATACATTTGGCATTATAGCAAATATGCTTAGACTAAAATAGATTTTACCATAATCCATTGCATAATTTAAACTGACACCTCTAGCACCCATCAATGTCAGAAATTCTTTCATAAATACTGTGAAAATCAACGTTACAGCAAAGGAAACTATAATGGACAATATTATAGAATGTGCTGCTGCATTGTCTGCCATTTTGTCGTTTTTTTCTCCAATAAATCTAGAAACTGTTGATGTTATTCCTGCTCCCAAACAACTTCCGATACTGATTATTAAAAATTCAAGTGGAATCACAAAACTGATTCCTGCAAGCTGGTCTGCTCCAAGACCTGCAACCCAAAATGAATCGATGATATTATAAAGTGAAATAATCATCATGGATATCATTAATGGAACTGATAATTTTATAACTGCTTCTTTTGGGTTTCCCCTGAGTACATTAATACCATGTGTTTCATCTTTTTTGTTCATTAAATAAACTCCTAACTAAATTAATTTAAATTCGTAAAAAAAACAATTTAAGTCAGATTTTGAAGATAGTTTACACTAATATAATCAAAATCTACCATTTTCATTTTTAAAAAGGTTTTTTTATAATCTAGTTAGTCCAGATGCCATTACACATATACACATAATTATCACTTCAAAAAAGATATAAATACACTTTAAATTCTATATATCATTATTAATAAATATATTGCATTACACGAAAAGTTTTTTCTTCGATTGTGTTTTGTTTGAGTTTGATAGTGTTAAATTGGATGTACATTTCTAGTTTTTGATTTGGTGATGTTTTCGTGATTACACCGTTAATTAAAATATTATTATATTACTACTTTTACCGTTAAGCAAATTTTAAACATATATTTCTACAAGAAACATACAAGTTTTGTTTACATTTTTGGTATTAATTGTTTTAGTGTTTCGTTTATTGTTTTGTAGTTGTTTTATATTTTTTATTAATTTTAATTTTTCATTTAATTTTTCCAATAACCAAAAATGTAACATAAACCATATATTTATATATCATGTAAACTTAATTTTACATAAGTAACATATATTTTACAAGTTACATAAATATTGGAGAAAAAAACAATGATACTCGACATATACAATGATAGTATTAAATATTCAATAAAAAATTCAAAATCAATAT
This region of uncultured Methanobrevibacter sp. genomic DNA includes:
- a CDS encoding MATE family efflux transporter, which encodes MNKKDETHGINVLRGNPKEAVIKLSVPLMISMMIISLYNIIDSFWVAGLGADQLAGISFVIPLEFLIISIGSCLGAGITSTVSRFIGEKNDKMADNAAAHSIILSIIVSFAVTLIFTVFMKEFLTLMGARGVSLNYAMDYGKIYFSLSIFAIMPNVLYGLLRSEGDSKRAMYVMVTCAILNMILDPVFIYLLNLQMFGAALSTVISLMIVSAIIIYWIYVKKDTYLNPTLSNFDYKPLIVKDILKVAVPNIVEMVFITFITAIMHFIILAVSTTDSVAVFENGWRLVTLATEPIMAISTALISIVAINHGAGKFKSIKTAYTYSMKLGTLIGIVALMIFLVLAPQLSYLFSYGENSIRLLKPTIEFFYIFSWFFLVFPAGIISTYVFQGLGKGMYSLIFSIIREAVCAIVFSILFGIVIGWGINGVWFGIMIGYTIGGIITVIYAYNFLNNLK